A window of Hyalangium gracile contains these coding sequences:
- a CDS encoding endonuclease/exonuclease/phosphatase family protein, whose amino-acid sequence MKPQALLLRAVLCCALVVPTLAQAGAYLRVVSWNLRHEGWSGEQTYLDDAKQIWNQYGSNSASTNGCDLVFLQEVMDTSVPASIASALTQLSGKTWSVAVTPLLGRSSYKEAYAVLYRTDVVTLLSSSVWSDTGDVFEREPQIVKVRQVATAEDFTFINWHTLFGTEAERAAELAAIHTVFNSVQAGSTSDQDVILLGDHNAPGTSAWWNTFKASVSPAVSCKLDVATTLNTSGGFVNAYDHFWMQSTYVTEFSSAVRDYVASTTDFVTRLSDHAPVNLKLYSSSSTD is encoded by the coding sequence ATGAAGCCGCAGGCGCTCCTCCTCCGCGCGGTCCTGTGCTGCGCACTCGTCGTCCCCACGCTCGCCCAGGCGGGCGCCTACCTCCGGGTGGTGAGCTGGAACCTCCGCCACGAGGGCTGGAGCGGCGAGCAGACCTACCTGGATGACGCGAAGCAGATCTGGAACCAGTACGGCTCCAACAGCGCGTCGACCAACGGGTGCGATCTCGTGTTCCTCCAGGAGGTGATGGACACGAGCGTGCCGGCGTCCATCGCCTCGGCGCTCACGCAGCTGTCCGGCAAGACGTGGAGCGTGGCGGTGACGCCGCTGCTGGGGCGCTCCTCATACAAGGAAGCCTACGCGGTGCTGTACCGCACGGATGTGGTGACGCTGCTGTCCTCCAGCGTGTGGAGTGACACGGGGGACGTGTTCGAGCGAGAGCCGCAGATCGTCAAGGTGCGGCAGGTGGCGACGGCCGAGGACTTCACCTTCATCAACTGGCACACCCTGTTCGGCACCGAGGCCGAGCGCGCGGCGGAGCTGGCCGCCATCCACACGGTCTTCAACAGCGTGCAGGCCGGCAGCACCAGCGACCAGGACGTCATCCTCCTGGGAGACCACAACGCGCCGGGCACCTCCGCGTGGTGGAACACCTTCAAGGCGAGCGTCTCTCCCGCCGTGTCCTGCAAGCTGGATGTGGCTACCACGCTCAACACGAGCGGAGGCTTCGTCAACGCGTACGACCACTTCTGGATGCAGTCCACGTATGTGACGGAGTTCTCCAGCGCCGTCCGGGACTACGTGGCGAGCACCACGGACTTCGTCACCCGGCTGTCCGACCACGCGCCGGTGAACCTGAAGCTGTACTCCAGCAGCAGCACGGATTGA
- a CDS encoding carboxypeptidase-like regulatory domain-containing protein, which yields MSARSRRGAQVLVGALLGLGLWWLWPRAPETGAGSGRSVGGARSSEAAPRVQVPPGSPEPRSQESGALLLRATLLGERPFSGEARVGVAFISESDRGEWEEARRAGEYGAGPARLEELANVRQWLTAPVTPEPRGGGTLGPVPVPAAHRYRLLAWEQDGTFHWGDLVPEGTLQAGVLDAGTLRATRPTGLRIRLTGARSDQASGRYLLSLSRVVDPVEVERASDLLPVVRAVSPVLASALEDETPIPLSLEQETLLQPLPPDRAVRLSVRSDAGRESEPLEVPLREGRVETVVLDLARLFPEGEGTAIELRGRLLLGSSERAPPGAHLERVDPPGPPVELGADGRFSVPGLPAWRASRFAAVLAPAVSGRPVAPRRWEFAFTPDARAPEAEVTWRMPAYRWLVLRMDAFARGQLEQKARRPYPVFLLQRRESSGGWRLQPAEEFLREEGQVAVSLLEPGTYRVLAAASPYALHESAPVEVGARDTERSVSLLVREEGTPCEVRVRSAATGQPVYGALVTAAGVHGSLPPVRGHTDAEGRWRLGQVHAPSLHVEVAQEGANPWSSREAMLDCQRSGIIDARL from the coding sequence TTGAGCGCGCGGAGTCGCAGAGGCGCCCAGGTGCTCGTGGGAGCGCTCCTCGGGCTCGGGCTGTGGTGGCTGTGGCCGCGCGCTCCGGAGACGGGGGCCGGGTCAGGACGCTCCGTCGGCGGGGCGCGCTCCTCGGAGGCCGCGCCGAGGGTGCAGGTGCCGCCCGGGAGTCCGGAGCCGCGCTCCCAGGAGTCCGGAGCGCTGCTGCTGCGCGCGACGCTCCTGGGCGAGCGGCCCTTCTCCGGAGAGGCGCGAGTGGGGGTGGCGTTCATCTCGGAGTCCGACCGCGGTGAGTGGGAGGAGGCACGCCGCGCGGGGGAGTATGGCGCCGGCCCTGCTCGGCTGGAGGAGCTGGCCAACGTGAGGCAGTGGCTCACCGCTCCCGTGACGCCCGAGCCGCGCGGCGGAGGCACCCTGGGACCGGTGCCGGTGCCGGCGGCGCACCGCTACCGGCTGCTCGCGTGGGAGCAGGACGGCACCTTCCATTGGGGAGACCTGGTGCCCGAGGGAACGCTTCAGGCAGGCGTGCTCGACGCCGGGACGCTGCGAGCCACTCGCCCGACCGGACTGCGGATCCGACTCACGGGAGCGCGTTCAGACCAGGCCTCCGGGCGCTACCTCTTGAGCCTCTCGCGAGTCGTGGATCCAGTTGAGGTCGAGCGCGCGAGCGATCTGCTGCCCGTGGTGAGGGCGGTCTCCCCGGTGCTGGCGAGTGCCCTCGAGGATGAGACGCCGATTCCCCTGAGCCTCGAGCAGGAGACGCTGTTGCAGCCGCTCCCACCGGACCGAGCGGTGCGCCTGAGCGTGCGCTCCGACGCGGGCCGGGAGAGCGAGCCGCTGGAGGTGCCACTGCGCGAGGGGCGCGTGGAGACGGTGGTGCTGGACCTCGCACGCCTCTTCCCGGAGGGGGAGGGCACAGCCATCGAGCTGCGCGGGCGGCTGCTGCTCGGGAGCTCCGAGCGAGCGCCTCCGGGAGCCCACCTCGAGCGAGTGGATCCACCAGGTCCGCCCGTGGAGCTGGGAGCGGATGGGCGCTTCAGCGTTCCCGGACTCCCCGCCTGGAGGGCCTCGCGGTTCGCGGCAGTGCTGGCTCCCGCCGTCTCGGGCCGCCCCGTGGCGCCTCGGCGCTGGGAGTTCGCGTTCACTCCCGATGCGCGGGCCCCGGAGGCCGAGGTGACGTGGCGCATGCCGGCCTACCGGTGGCTCGTGCTGCGCATGGACGCATTCGCTCGCGGCCAGCTCGAGCAGAAGGCGCGCCGGCCCTACCCGGTGTTCCTGCTCCAGCGTCGCGAGTCCTCAGGCGGGTGGCGCCTCCAGCCCGCCGAGGAGTTCCTCCGCGAAGAGGGCCAGGTGGCGGTGTCCCTCCTCGAGCCGGGCACGTACCGCGTGCTGGCCGCCGCTTCCCCCTACGCGCTCCACGAGAGCGCGCCTGTCGAAGTGGGAGCGCGGGACACGGAGCGCTCCGTCTCGCTGCTCGTGCGGGAGGAGGGAACCCCCTGCGAGGTGCGCGTGCGCTCCGCCGCGACGGGACAGCCCGTGTACGGGGCGCTCGTGACGGCGGCGGGAGTCCATGGCTCGCTGCCACCGGTGCGAGGGCACACCGACGCGGAGGGGCGCTGGAGGCTGGGGCAGGTCCACGCCCCCTCGCTGCATGTGGAGGTGGCGCAAGAGGGCGCCAACCCCTGGTCGTCGCGAGAGGCAATGCTCGACTGCCAACGGAGCGGCATCATCGATGCTCGCCTGTGA
- the epsF gene encoding response regulator EpsF translates to MVVEGITSTPQFTPQAEPLKTCILMVDDHPSNLLALEAILEPLGQRLVRASSGQEALRHLLREDFAVILLDVQMPDLDGFETARLIRQRQRSRYTPIIFLTAHSREEADLVHGYEHGAVDYVVKPFNPDVLRWKVEVFVALYLQQQRLQRQEAALWELERRMLARQSELRFRTLVDALPLFIWAMLPDGAITYTNRCWLEYAGLSPEQGRQWEAIDSIFHPEDLERARAAWSRSHRSGQPTEVEYRLRRSSDGAYRWFQGRMLPELEEPGVLTGWIVTATDIDDSRRAIEALRAAGEAKDVFLTMAAHELRTPLQAARSFVFLARRKGGDGMNGGVERALQGLARSVDRMARLVENLLDVSKLQRGELHLEPGVVELRELLSEVAEHLEPLQEERRIHLHVPDGLVLAADRERLDQVFTNLLSNAMRYSPDGGTIIVGARREGEFVHVTVRDHGLGIPPEKLRFIFERFGRAHGVSYGGLGLGLTIARGIVERHGGRIWAESTGRQGDGSTFHVLLPREVQRAAVRGCVEAASEARDG, encoded by the coding sequence ATGGTCGTGGAAGGCATTACCAGCACGCCCCAGTTCACGCCCCAGGCCGAGCCGCTCAAGACCTGCATCCTCATGGTGGACGACCATCCGTCCAACCTGCTCGCCCTGGAGGCGATCCTGGAGCCGCTCGGCCAGCGGCTCGTCCGTGCCTCCTCGGGTCAGGAAGCGCTGCGTCATCTGCTGCGCGAGGACTTCGCCGTCATCCTGCTGGATGTGCAGATGCCGGACCTGGACGGCTTCGAGACGGCCCGGCTCATCCGCCAGCGGCAGCGCTCGCGCTACACCCCCATCATCTTCCTCACCGCCCACAGCCGCGAGGAGGCGGACCTGGTCCACGGCTACGAGCACGGCGCGGTGGACTACGTGGTGAAGCCCTTCAACCCGGACGTGCTGCGCTGGAAGGTGGAGGTCTTCGTGGCGCTGTACCTCCAGCAGCAGCGGCTGCAGCGCCAGGAGGCCGCGCTCTGGGAGCTGGAGCGCAGGATGCTGGCCCGGCAGAGCGAGCTGCGCTTCCGCACGCTGGTGGACGCGCTGCCGCTGTTCATCTGGGCCATGCTGCCGGACGGAGCCATCACCTATACCAACCGCTGCTGGCTGGAGTACGCGGGGCTCAGCCCCGAGCAGGGCCGGCAGTGGGAGGCCATCGACAGCATCTTCCACCCCGAGGACCTGGAGCGCGCTCGCGCCGCCTGGTCCCGCTCACATCGGAGCGGGCAGCCCACGGAGGTTGAGTACCGGCTGCGGCGGAGCTCGGACGGGGCCTACCGCTGGTTCCAGGGCCGCATGCTCCCGGAGCTCGAGGAGCCCGGCGTGCTCACCGGATGGATCGTCACCGCCACGGACATCGACGACAGCCGGCGAGCCATCGAGGCGCTCCGGGCGGCGGGCGAGGCCAAGGACGTCTTCCTCACCATGGCGGCGCACGAGCTGCGCACCCCCCTGCAGGCAGCGCGCAGCTTCGTCTTCCTGGCCCGGCGCAAGGGAGGCGATGGGATGAACGGCGGGGTGGAGCGAGCCCTCCAGGGGCTGGCCCGCAGCGTGGACCGGATGGCCCGGCTGGTGGAGAACCTGCTGGACGTGAGCAAGCTCCAGCGGGGCGAGCTGCACCTGGAGCCGGGCGTGGTGGAGCTGCGCGAGCTGCTCTCCGAGGTGGCCGAGCACCTCGAGCCGCTCCAGGAGGAGCGGCGTATCCACCTCCATGTCCCGGACGGGCTGGTGCTGGCGGCGGACCGCGAGCGGCTGGATCAGGTGTTCACCAACCTGCTCTCCAACGCCATGCGCTACTCGCCCGACGGTGGCACCATCATCGTGGGAGCGCGGCGGGAAGGGGAGTTCGTCCACGTCACGGTCCGGGATCACGGCCTGGGCATCCCTCCCGAGAAGCTGCGCTTCATCTTCGAGCGGTTCGGCCGGGCGCACGGCGTCTCGTATGGAGGCCTGGGGCTGGGGCTGACCATCGCCCGCGGCATCGTCGAGCGTCATGGCGGCCGCATCTGGGCCGAATCCACGGGGCGCCAGGGCGACGGCAGCACCTTCCATGTGCTGCTCCCCCGGGAGGTGCAGCGCGCCGCCGTCCGCGGCTGCGTCGAGGCCGCGAGCGAGGCCCGCGACGGCTAG
- a CDS encoding HAD family hydrolase — MLRAVLFDMDGVLLKSEEAWAHVVAAAGEHFRGSPVTLAEFKPTFGQGTEADVRVFGLRCTPAELDRFYIEHFPRYAEHVWVNPEARPLLELLGARGLGRAVVTNTVSPLAATLLEAASLSDCFECVACADLVPRSKPAPDLVLYALERLRVTAAEALMVGDSRYDRGAAGAAGVRFVGLGLDGDARIERLSELVGQLIPRGS, encoded by the coding sequence GTGCTGCGAGCGGTCCTCTTCGACATGGATGGCGTCCTCCTCAAGAGCGAGGAGGCGTGGGCGCACGTGGTGGCGGCCGCGGGGGAGCACTTCCGCGGCAGCCCCGTGACGCTCGCGGAGTTCAAGCCCACCTTCGGCCAGGGCACGGAGGCGGATGTGCGGGTGTTCGGCCTGCGGTGTACGCCGGCCGAGCTGGACCGCTTCTACATCGAGCACTTCCCGCGCTACGCCGAGCACGTGTGGGTGAACCCCGAGGCGCGCCCGCTGTTGGAGCTGCTGGGCGCTCGGGGCCTGGGCCGGGCGGTGGTGACGAACACGGTGTCGCCGCTGGCCGCCACGCTGCTGGAGGCCGCGAGCCTGTCGGACTGCTTCGAGTGCGTGGCGTGCGCGGACCTGGTGCCCCGCTCGAAGCCCGCGCCGGACCTGGTGCTCTACGCGCTGGAGCGGCTGCGCGTGACGGCCGCGGAGGCGCTGATGGTGGGCGACTCGCGCTATGACCGGGGCGCGGCCGGCGCGGCGGGCGTGCGCTTCGTGGGGCTGGGGCTGGACGGAGACGCGCGCATCGAGCGGCTGAGCGAGCTGGTGGGTCAGCTCATACCTCGGGGGAGCTGA
- a CDS encoding EcsC family protein, whose product MAFYDSFVERLQSFKMLTPAELKKLAGAKLSDVVLQEIARSRTRVADLEKRFPSAGPKELAQHLIEGKKALAGMAGGVSGVFGLISVPADMVFMSWLQIILLVDLATLYKVNLKSERARGELLDLFGYANGLGPLQRSSPKVLGGLAARLLAKGGLPTLGRAMPLVAAPITAYLNNQHIQSVGDQAVRFYEGFDKAHAKARGSREKKTG is encoded by the coding sequence ATGGCTTTCTACGATTCCTTCGTCGAGCGGCTGCAGTCCTTCAAGATGCTGACCCCCGCCGAGCTGAAGAAGCTGGCGGGCGCCAAGCTGTCCGACGTGGTGCTGCAGGAGATCGCCCGCTCGCGCACCCGGGTGGCGGACCTGGAGAAGCGCTTCCCCTCGGCCGGACCCAAGGAGCTGGCCCAGCACCTCATCGAGGGCAAGAAGGCCCTGGCCGGCATGGCCGGCGGGGTGAGCGGCGTGTTCGGCCTCATCTCCGTGCCCGCCGACATGGTCTTCATGTCGTGGCTGCAGATCATCCTCCTGGTGGACCTGGCCACGCTCTACAAGGTGAACCTCAAGAGCGAGCGCGCGCGGGGCGAGCTGCTGGACTTGTTCGGCTACGCCAATGGCCTGGGGCCACTGCAACGCTCCAGCCCGAAGGTGCTCGGCGGGCTGGCGGCGAGGCTGCTGGCCAAGGGCGGGCTGCCCACGCTGGGCCGGGCCATGCCGCTGGTGGCCGCGCCCATCACCGCCTACCTGAACAACCAGCACATCCAGTCGGTGGGCGATCAGGCCGTGCGCTTCTACGAGGGCTTCGACAAGGCCCACGCCAAGGCCCGCGGCTCGCGCGAGAAGAAGACGGGCTGA
- the nadE gene encoding NAD(+) synthase, giving the protein MRLVKVGIASINTTVGAFSRNVDRALALARKMAAEDVTVGLFQEQLIGGYPAEDLIQWQGFIEHQWPELERFARETAGFSTVFVLGVAVAHQGLRLNCAAVVASGKVLGLVPKEKLPTYNIFYEGRTWSRGYPGMAEVHRGVPLGDYLFRFDFGTLAPEVCEDIWSADGPQRRRTYSGGELVVNLSASPFRLGFVDTRRELLATRAADHQCTIAYANALGSNDGIIFDGGGFLNQNGRHIQETPRFQEGHTTAVVDLDRTMRLRSENTTWRDDREEWMARGGKLVPTLDCTGAVKSRREKLTYPVPPHRSFFLPGPDQRRPAREALCEDLLDALAQGVGDYFEKTRAFKVIGIALSGGRDSLLTLLIAHRYAKRVRPEDPGSLLRAFYMPSRYSSDATREAAETIARELGVPFQVVPIEEAFDRELGVVRQMLGDQAVTPVTEQNIQARLRAQRMWNWSNSCGGLFLQTGNMSEKAVGYTTIGGDLMGALAVIANVPKTVVMYLLDYLREKTGYEGIKKVLAKPAGPELAHNQVGEEELMPFPILDACFYLFAGEKLVPSELVQALTAMFPEVEPARLQGYVEKFVRLFLQSIYKWVQSPLSLHIGNLDLDRERALQLPVVTGSEWTKG; this is encoded by the coding sequence ATGCGGCTCGTCAAGGTTGGGATCGCCAGCATCAACACCACCGTGGGCGCCTTCTCGCGCAACGTGGATCGGGCGCTCGCGCTGGCGAGGAAGATGGCGGCGGAGGACGTCACCGTGGGGCTCTTCCAGGAGCAGCTCATCGGTGGCTACCCGGCCGAGGACCTCATCCAGTGGCAGGGCTTCATCGAGCACCAGTGGCCGGAGCTGGAGCGCTTCGCGCGGGAGACGGCGGGCTTCTCCACCGTCTTCGTCCTGGGCGTGGCGGTGGCCCACCAGGGCCTGCGCCTCAACTGCGCGGCCGTCGTCGCCAGCGGCAAGGTGCTGGGGCTGGTGCCCAAGGAGAAGCTGCCTACCTACAACATCTTCTACGAGGGCCGCACCTGGTCGCGCGGCTACCCGGGCATGGCGGAGGTGCACCGCGGCGTGCCGCTGGGTGACTACCTGTTCCGCTTCGACTTCGGCACCCTGGCCCCGGAGGTGTGCGAGGACATCTGGAGCGCGGACGGGCCGCAGCGCCGGCGCACGTACTCGGGCGGCGAGCTGGTGGTGAACCTGTCGGCCTCGCCCTTCCGCCTGGGCTTCGTGGACACGCGCCGCGAATTGCTCGCCACGCGGGCCGCGGACCACCAGTGCACCATCGCCTACGCGAACGCGCTGGGCAGCAATGACGGCATCATCTTCGACGGCGGCGGCTTCCTGAACCAGAACGGCCGCCACATCCAGGAGACGCCTCGCTTCCAGGAGGGCCACACCACGGCGGTGGTGGACCTGGACCGCACCATGCGCCTGCGCTCGGAGAACACCACCTGGCGCGATGATCGCGAGGAGTGGATGGCCCGGGGCGGCAAGCTGGTGCCCACGCTGGACTGCACGGGCGCCGTGAAGAGCCGGCGCGAGAAGCTCACCTACCCCGTGCCGCCGCACCGCAGCTTCTTCCTGCCGGGGCCGGATCAGCGCCGCCCCGCCCGCGAGGCGCTGTGCGAGGACCTGCTGGACGCGCTCGCGCAGGGCGTGGGGGACTACTTCGAGAAGACGCGCGCCTTCAAGGTGATTGGCATCGCGCTGTCGGGCGGGCGGGACTCGCTGCTGACGCTGCTCATCGCGCACCGGTACGCGAAGCGGGTGCGCCCGGAGGACCCGGGCTCGCTGCTGCGCGCCTTCTACATGCCCAGCCGCTACTCCAGCGACGCCACGCGCGAGGCCGCGGAGACCATCGCCCGCGAGCTGGGCGTCCCCTTCCAGGTGGTCCCCATCGAGGAGGCCTTCGACCGCGAGCTCGGCGTGGTGAGGCAGATGCTGGGAGACCAGGCCGTCACGCCCGTCACCGAGCAGAACATCCAGGCCCGCCTGCGCGCCCAGCGCATGTGGAACTGGTCCAACTCGTGCGGCGGCCTGTTCCTCCAGACGGGGAACATGAGCGAGAAGGCGGTGGGCTACACCACCATCGGCGGAGACTTGATGGGGGCGCTGGCCGTCATCGCCAACGTGCCCAAGACGGTGGTGATGTACCTGCTGGACTACCTGCGGGAGAAGACGGGCTACGAGGGCATCAAGAAGGTGCTGGCCAAGCCCGCGGGCCCGGAGCTGGCGCACAACCAGGTGGGCGAGGAGGAGCTGATGCCCTTCCCCATCCTGGACGCGTGCTTCTACCTCTTCGCCGGAGAGAAGCTGGTGCCCTCCGAGCTGGTGCAGGCCCTCACCGCCATGTTCCCCGAGGTGGAGCCGGCGCGGCTCCAGGGCTACGTGGAGAAGTTCGTCCGGCTCTTCCTCCAGTCCATCTACAAGTGGGTGCAGTCGCCGCTGTCCTTGCACATCGGCAACCTGGACCTGGACCGCGAGCGCGCCCTGCAATTGCCCGTCGTCACCGGCTCCGAGTGGACGAAGGGGTAG
- a CDS encoding LON peptidase substrate-binding domain-containing protein, translating into MTVQERITQSAEALKVFPLPSAVLLPHAVLPLHIFEPRYRQLVRDALDGDRVMALAQLEPGWEAHYAGRPTMARMMCVGLIAWDEELEDGRYNILLQGVCRARMLSELPAEHLYREARVELLPDPPYHGPEEEQLRQAVLELAGRVPPSFSEGLLPAVARATGGTLADVVASAIIPEPERRQQLLLQLDVRRRLQSVIDEVGELIGRLQPLRPSGLMN; encoded by the coding sequence ATGACGGTCCAGGAACGCATCACGCAGTCCGCAGAGGCGCTGAAGGTCTTCCCACTGCCTTCGGCCGTCCTGCTCCCCCACGCCGTGCTGCCCCTGCACATCTTCGAGCCGCGCTACCGTCAGCTCGTGCGGGACGCCCTGGACGGGGACCGCGTCATGGCGCTCGCGCAGCTGGAGCCGGGCTGGGAGGCCCACTACGCGGGGCGGCCCACGATGGCGCGGATGATGTGCGTGGGCCTCATCGCCTGGGACGAGGAGCTCGAGGACGGGCGCTACAACATCCTCCTCCAGGGAGTCTGCCGCGCCCGCATGCTCTCCGAGTTGCCCGCGGAGCACCTGTACCGCGAGGCGCGCGTCGAGCTGCTGCCCGACCCGCCCTACCACGGGCCGGAGGAGGAGCAGCTGCGGCAGGCGGTCCTCGAGCTGGCCGGGCGCGTGCCTCCGTCGTTCTCGGAGGGGCTGCTGCCGGCGGTGGCGCGGGCCACCGGGGGCACCCTGGCGGACGTGGTGGCCTCGGCCATCATCCCCGAGCCCGAGCGGCGCCAGCAGCTGCTGCTCCAGCTGGACGTGCGCCGGCGCCTGCAGTCGGTGATTGACGAGGTGGGGGAGCTCATCGGTCGGCTCCAGCCCCTGCGGCCTTCGGGCCTGATGAACTGA
- a CDS encoding FKBP-type peptidyl-prolyl cis-trans isomerase — protein sequence MSLKLDDMKVGTGAEATAGKTVTVHYVGTLTNGSKFDSSRDRNEGFTFRLGAGQVIQGWDKGVAGMKVGGVRKLTIPPEMGYGSRGFPPVIPPNSTLIFEVELLDVK from the coding sequence ATGAGCTTGAAGCTGGATGACATGAAGGTCGGCACCGGCGCCGAGGCGACGGCCGGCAAGACGGTGACGGTGCACTACGTGGGCACGCTCACCAATGGCTCCAAGTTCGACAGCAGCCGGGACCGCAACGAGGGCTTCACCTTCCGGCTCGGCGCGGGGCAGGTCATCCAGGGCTGGGACAAGGGCGTGGCGGGAATGAAGGTGGGTGGGGTGCGCAAGCTCACCATCCCCCCGGAGATGGGGTACGGCTCGCGGGGCTTTCCGCCCGTCATTCCTCCCAACTCCACGCTCATCTTCGAGGTGGAGCTGCTGGACGTGAAGTAG
- a CDS encoding porin family protein — protein sequence MKTKILVGAVAALLYGGVALAGDNKDCPPGYKMNDTQASVSPQTAGDESQTVIETQPVDDAIGGSGQVGMDQDLTVDEQAVDQDLSTSDQSSMDQGLGGSGSAGVNAQSGDILLRCQPVKSGAGTGGSGAINQDISSDLGAGGSGYQSEPLREPQVTPPAAPVTPVEPSPGAFTPITDDVDDGERKESAANMRGLTLMLGGGVEGYTGALAPEINPGPAYGVTASIKPSKVLGLELGYSGAVNNLDAAIGGAESGPDLVRNGGQAAVTLGLGAAPVQPYVLGGIGFSDYNFRGAAAGFDDDMVGNVPVGAGLRTHIGDFTADLRANYNFLFDQEFAAGIDEGLNENGRYSGTLNIGGTF from the coding sequence ATGAAAACGAAGATTCTGGTGGGCGCTGTCGCGGCGCTCCTGTACGGCGGCGTGGCCCTTGCTGGAGACAACAAGGACTGCCCACCGGGCTACAAGATGAACGACACGCAGGCGAGCGTGAGCCCGCAGACGGCTGGCGATGAGAGCCAGACCGTCATCGAGACTCAGCCCGTGGATGACGCCATTGGTGGCAGCGGCCAGGTCGGCATGGACCAGGACCTCACCGTGGACGAGCAGGCCGTGGACCAGGACCTCAGCACCAGCGACCAGTCCAGCATGGACCAGGGGCTCGGTGGCAGTGGGAGCGCGGGCGTGAACGCTCAGTCCGGCGACATCCTGCTGCGCTGCCAGCCGGTGAAGAGCGGCGCCGGCACGGGCGGCAGTGGGGCCATCAATCAGGACATCTCGTCCGACCTGGGAGCGGGTGGCAGCGGCTACCAGAGCGAGCCCCTGCGTGAGCCGCAGGTGACTCCTCCGGCCGCTCCGGTGACGCCGGTGGAGCCGAGCCCTGGCGCCTTCACCCCGATCACCGATGACGTGGATGACGGCGAGCGCAAGGAGTCCGCGGCCAACATGCGTGGCCTGACCCTGATGCTGGGCGGTGGTGTGGAGGGTTACACCGGCGCCCTGGCTCCCGAGATCAACCCGGGTCCCGCCTACGGTGTCACCGCGTCCATCAAGCCGTCCAAGGTGCTCGGCCTCGAGCTGGGCTACAGCGGCGCCGTGAACAACCTGGACGCGGCCATCGGCGGTGCGGAGAGCGGCCCGGACCTGGTGCGTAACGGTGGCCAGGCGGCGGTGACGCTGGGCCTGGGCGCCGCTCCGGTGCAGCCGTACGTGCTGGGTGGCATCGGCTTCAGCGACTACAACTTCCGTGGCGCTGCCGCGGGCTTCGATGACGACATGGTGGGCAACGTCCCGGTGGGCGCCGGTCTGCGCACGCACATCGGTGACTTCACCGCGGATCTCCGGGCGAACTACAACTTCCTGTTCGACCAGGAGTTCGCCGCCGGCATCGACGAGGGCCTGAACGAGAACGGCCGCTACTCCGGCACCCTGAACATCGGCGGTACGTTCTAG
- a CDS encoding YqaA family protein, with amino-acid sequence MSPAPAATPAPPQKLSWYRRLYMRVEALSSSKHALAAMLLVSVVDGSVFPIPPFALLVPMVLAQPRKWVRYAVLGTVASLFGGLIGYWLGTLINAGAVSFLEIDLNVRVQRFGIDATVGELLGQNFWVLSLLCSILPTPFKVVAIGSGMVSVPLDRFLLAAIIGRTVRFFAVAGVMRFVGPTARRWLRV; translated from the coding sequence ATGTCCCCAGCTCCTGCCGCCACTCCCGCTCCGCCCCAGAAGCTCTCCTGGTACCGCAGGCTCTACATGCGGGTGGAGGCGCTGTCCTCGTCGAAGCATGCCCTGGCGGCCATGCTGCTCGTGTCCGTGGTGGACGGCTCCGTCTTCCCCATCCCGCCCTTCGCGCTGCTGGTCCCCATGGTGCTGGCCCAGCCGCGCAAGTGGGTGCGCTACGCGGTGCTGGGCACGGTGGCCAGCCTCTTCGGCGGGCTCATCGGCTACTGGCTGGGCACCCTCATCAACGCGGGGGCCGTCAGCTTCCTGGAGATCGACCTGAACGTGCGGGTGCAGCGCTTCGGCATCGACGCCACGGTGGGCGAGCTGCTGGGGCAGAACTTCTGGGTGCTGTCGCTGCTGTGCTCCATCCTGCCCACGCCGTTCAAGGTGGTGGCCATCGGCAGCGGCATGGTGTCCGTGCCGCTGGACCGCTTCCTGCTGGCGGCCATCATCGGGCGCACGGTGCGCTTCTTCGCCGTGGCCGGGGTGATGCGCTTCGTGGGCCCCACCGCGCGCAGGTGGCTGCGCGTCTGA
- the trxA gene encoding thioredoxin translates to MATMEISKDNFKDTVGKQGIVLLDWWAAWCGPCRAFAPIFEQVSNKHGDITFGKIDTDAQPELSGAFEIRSIPTLMVFRDGILLFEQAGALPAAALEELISKVRALDMDDVRRQVEAQRAAQEPPKA, encoded by the coding sequence ATGGCGACGATGGAAATCAGCAAGGACAACTTCAAGGACACGGTGGGCAAGCAGGGCATCGTCCTGCTGGACTGGTGGGCCGCGTGGTGCGGGCCGTGCCGGGCCTTCGCTCCCATCTTCGAGCAGGTGTCCAACAAGCACGGGGACATCACCTTCGGGAAGATCGACACGGACGCCCAGCCGGAGCTGTCCGGGGCGTTCGAGATCCGCTCCATCCCCACGCTGATGGTGTTCCGGGACGGCATCCTCCTGTTCGAGCAGGCGGGCGCGCTGCCGGCCGCGGCGCTGGAGGAGCTGATCTCCAAGGTGCGCGCGCTGGACATGGACGATGTGCGCCGCCAGGTGGAGGCCCAGCGCGCGGCACAGGAGCCGCCCAAGGCCTGA